A window of Bacillus toyonensis BCT-7112 genomic DNA:
GATCGTGGCCCTACCCTTCTGGAAGATTTTCTTATGCGAGAAAAACTTTCTCATTTTGATCGTGAACGAATTCCTGAAAGAGTCGTTCATGCACGAGGATTCGGAGCACATGGCATTTTTGAGTTATATGAATCTTTAGAAGAGCTAACAATGGCACACTTTCTACAAAACCCTTCAAAAACAACACCACTTTTCGTTCGTTTTTCTGAAGTAGCGGGATCAAAAGGAGCCAATGAAACGAATCGAGATGTTAGAGGATTCGCTGTTAAATTTTATACAGAAGAAGGGAATTTCGACTTAGTAGGAAATAACATACCAATTTTCTTCATTCAAGATGGTATTAAATTTCCTGATCTTATTCACGCCCTTAAACCAGAGCCACATAATGAAATTCCACAGGGCCAAACAGCACATGATACTTTTTGGGACTTCATCGCCAATAATCAAGAATCAGCTGCAATGATGATGTGGATTATGTCCGACCGTACAATTCCAAGAAGTTTTCGAATGATGCAAGGATTTGACGTTCATACATTTCGTTTCGTTAATAAAAATGGAAAGTCGCGATTCGTAAAATTCCACTGGAAGCCAAAGCACGGCGTTCATTCGTTAATTTGGGATAGAGCATACTAACACACATAAGGGGGATACTTCATGTTTGTTACGGTCGAGAAAGATGTTCATATTTTTGTGCAAGACGTTAATCCCGGTCCCGGTAGTAAAACTGTTTTTTTCGTCCATGGCTGGCCTTTAAATCATCAAATGTATCAATATCAACTCAATGTTTTACCGGAGCACGGCTTTCGCTGCATCGCCATGGATATACGCGGAAATGGGCAATCTGATAAGCCATGGACTGGTTACACGTATGACCGATTAGCTGATGATATTGCAATTGTTCTGGAAGCACTCCAAGTAGAAAATGCTACGTTAGTCGGTTTTTCAGTCGGCGGTGCTCTTTCTATTCGCTATATGTCTCGCTACAATGGGAGTCGTATTTCTAAGCTCGCATTAATTGATGCCGTCTCTCCTTCTTTCGTGAAAAATCAAGAGTCCCCTTACGGTGTACCAAAAAAACAAGCAGATACCCTCATTCATCAAATGTATGTAAATTTACCAAAATTTTTAAGTGATGTATCTTTATCATTTTTCAATAGAAACTTAGGAGCTGCAACCCTTGAATGGTTTTCTTATCTCGGTATGCAGTCCGCTTCCTATGCTCTCATCAAAATTTTGCAAGCAGCTGCAAACGAAGACGTAACGAAAGACTTAAGTAAAATTAACGTTCCAACAAAAATATTCCACGGCGTTCACGACCAACTGATCCCATACAAAAGCGCTGAACTCACGCAAAAACGGATTAAAAACGCTCAACTACATGCTCTTACAAATAGTGGTCACGGCTCTCCAATCGACCAAGCAGATGAATTAAATGCAGAACTTATAAAATTTTTAAATTCATAGTTTCCTTACAGCAAATTCTTTTTTATTAACTATCTTTTTTGTTTCCCCAATTAAACCGGCCCATTCGTAAGTAAGAATAACTACGATACGAATGATACATTCTGTTATCTTCCCATCTCTTTTTTTAATTTATCCCATCGAATATCATTACAACTTATTTTTCCGTTAATATAATTTATTTTTCAAAGAAAGTGAAAGTATATGCCCTATAGGTTATTTATTGAAGTGAATGAAGTTTTCACAAAATAAAATTCACACATTTCTCACAAATCAATCAATAAAACGATTACATTTTTGTTTATACTAAATGTACAAGTAATACTCCCTAAACCCAGCTTGTCTGGTTATCCCGTTAAATACTATGAAAAAAGGACTTGTATCCTATACAAGTCCTTTTTTGTTTCCCCTATTTAAAAAGTATATCTTTACTATACTGCTTTCCAGCGAGTAAATCATATTGAATCATTTTATATTGCTCTAACATTTCTTTTTGTTTCTTTGTTAAGTCTTTAATCTCTTCGCCATTTTTATCAACTTTTAATTCATCTCTAAGCACTGGGATTTCTTTATATAATCCCGATAAAAATTGATAAAATGGTGATTTATTTAATCCTGCGTAATCAAAAACAAGATTTGAGAAATACATTGGACTTACTAAACCTAAGTTGTCATTTGGTATATCAAAATTTGCATACATTAACAATGGTGTTTCTGCCATTGTTAATCTTTCACTTACAGTTTCTTCATTCTCTATATATCCAGCCTCTTTATAAATAGCCTTATTTGTCCCTAGTACTGGTAAATGATCTCCAAAAAAGACTAATAAAGTAGGTCTTTCTAATTCATTAAGCTGGTCTATTAAATATTTTAAAGCTTCATCGGAGCGCCTTACACCTTCCGTATATATTTCTAATTCTGCCTTCGATGCATCTTCTGTTAATCCATTAACTTCTATTTGATTTTCTTCAAATCGTCCCGGATTATACGGAAAATGATTTTGCATCGTTACCGCATGAATAAATGTAGGCTGTTTTCTCTTATTCAATTCATCTATTATTTCTTTACTCATAGACAAATCACTAACATTGTCCCCAGCTAATTCTTTATGCTTCATCGTATCTTCTGCATTAAAGTTATCAAATCCAAATACATTATATACAGTATCTCGTTTGTAAAATGAGCGATCAAAAGCATGAATTGCACTTGCATAGTATCCTTGTTTTTTCAATTCACTTGCAATAGATGGGATTTCTTTCTGACCTGTAACAGCTTGTTGATACGGTATAGAACCGGGCATTAACAAACTCATTGAATAACTCGTTAGCGCTTCAAATTCGGTATTCGCTGTATTCCCCCCAAATGTAGGAGCTATTGTTTGTCCACCTGGAAAATTCTCAATATAATGATGTAGATTCGGGACTGGATCTTCGCTAAATGAAAGATTCGTTAGTTTTGTAGGGTCCCAAAAAGCCTCGCTCATCAGAAATATAATATTCGGTTTCTCGGCTTTTTTTTGTTCACTCACATTAACACCATATTGTTTCTTTATGTCATTCGCAATTTGAAGCATATTTTCCTTTGAATATTTTTCTGGTTCCTGAATAACTGTCGTATCTAAGTTACTTAAAAATCCTAAAACCAAGCCATTTTGACCATAGTTCATATTTTGATTCCATAAAGGGAAGTATACCCCACCCTTTACAAATAACTTATTCACAAATGTATTAGGGTAATTACTAAACGCATACACCATAAACAGAGATGTACATATTAAAACAA
This region includes:
- a CDS encoding alpha/beta fold hydrolase, encoding MFVTVEKDVHIFVQDVNPGPGSKTVFFVHGWPLNHQMYQYQLNVLPEHGFRCIAMDIRGNGQSDKPWTGYTYDRLADDIAIVLEALQVENATLVGFSVGGALSIRYMSRYNGSRISKLALIDAVSPSFVKNQESPYGVPKKQADTLIHQMYVNLPKFLSDVSLSFFNRNLGAATLEWFSYLGMQSASYALIKILQAAANEDVTKDLSKINVPTKIFHGVHDQLIPYKSAELTQKRIKNAQLHALTNSGHGSPIDQADELNAELIKFLNS
- a CDS encoding LTA synthase family protein, with the protein product MSFDFVVQQQRRNEFRYNFSVQQERKSPLLSFIISGIWTVFLETLFVITLGYFELEKTKLFFNEGITLSIITIILWSILFFIDYLNKGIINKLRPAIRVHILLLPIAHLIVFIYIFIQEYMNFLLVNNWIYLQYTQYLFSVLLIYMVYILVYNSIGKILLSVMLTSCSFIILGIVNYFKSMFRGEPLYPSDFTQIGHMQSVIPMVMDYFSLKNILIGIISIVVFAFVVFTIRKHIKSIKIHIGMRIVLICTSLFMVYAFSNYPNTFVNKLFVKGGVYFPLWNQNMNYGQNGLVLGFLSNLDTTVIQEPEKYSKENMLQIANDIKKQYGVNVSEQKKAEKPNIIFLMSEAFWDPTKLTNLSFSEDPVPNLHHYIENFPGGQTIAPTFGGNTANTEFEALTSYSMSLLMPGSIPYQQAVTGQKEIPSIASELKKQGYYASAIHAFDRSFYKRDTVYNVFGFDNFNAEDTMKHKELAGDNVSDLSMSKEIIDELNKRKQPTFIHAVTMQNHFPYNPGRFEENQIEVNGLTEDASKAELEIYTEGVRRSDEALKYLIDQLNELERPTLLVFFGDHLPVLGTNKAIYKEAGYIENEETVSERLTMAETPLLMYANFDIPNDNLGLVSPMYFSNLVFDYAGLNKSPFYQFLSGLYKEIPVLRDELKVDKNGEEIKDLTKKQKEMLEQYKMIQYDLLAGKQYSKDILFK